In Dama dama isolate Ldn47 chromosome 9, ASM3311817v1, whole genome shotgun sequence, the following proteins share a genomic window:
- the SNCAIP gene encoding synphilin-1, with the protein MEAPEYLDLDEIDFSDDISYSVTSLKTIPELCRRCDSQNEDRSVSSSGWNCGVSTLITNTQKPTGIADVYSKFRPVKRVSPLKHQPETLENNESDDQKNQKAEYQKGGDSDPGPQPEELGPRAGEGSPQRKSTEPSTLLGELEHYDLDMDEILDVPYIKSSQQLASFTKATSEKRILGLCTSINGLSGKACPTGSAESSPSNMTPFCVLSPVKSPHLRKASSVVQDQQKLSPEESESSPPLVKCGSAYEPEDQGKDFLHKTFSDPHSRKVDKAMAPDCQLRAFHLQSATDPNPEEQVGGMNWTSSQGPEERNEYLKKVKSILNIVKEGQISLLPHLAADNLDKIHDESGNNLLHVAASQGHAECLQHLTSLMGEDCLNERNVEKLTPAGLAIKNGQLECVRWMVSETEAIAELSCSKDFPSLIHYAGCFGQEKILLWLLQFMQEQGISLDEVDQDGNSAVHVASQHGYLGCIQTLVEYGANVTMQNHAGEKPSQSAERHGHSLCSRYLVVVETCMSLASQVVKLTKQLKEQTMQRVTLQNQLQQLLEAQKSEGKSLLSSPSSPSSPACRKPQWKSPDAEDESVAKSKPGVQEGIQVLGSLSASSRARAKVKDEDSDKILRQLLGKDISENVCTQEKLSLEFQDAQTSSRHSKKIPLEKRELKLARLKQLMQRSLSESDTDSNNSEDPKGTPVRKVDRPRPQPIVESVEGVDSAESLHLMIKKHTLASGRRFPFSIKASKSLEGHSPSPTSESSEPDLESQCPGSGNTPPSHPSGEAPQLSPDSTAAQKVATSPKSALKSPSSKRRTSQNSKLRVTFEEPVVQMEQTSLELNGEKEREKGRAPQRPSAGSESGDQLKRPFGTFRSIMETLSGNQNNNNNYQASNQLKTSTLPLTSLGRKVTDGKGNTGSSASKGKNKAA; encoded by the exons tgtcTAGCTCTGGCTGGAATTGTGGTGTCTCAACTCTTATTACAAACACGCAGAAGCCCACAGGAATCGCCGATGTGTATAGTAAGTTCCGCCCAGTGAAAAGAGTGTCCCCCTTGAAACACCAGCCAGAGACTCTGGAGAACAATGAAAGTGATGATCAAAAGAACCAAAAGGCAGAGTACCAGAAAGGGGGTGATTCtgacccaggcccccagcccgaGGAGCTCGGCCCCAGAGCTGGCGAGGGCAGCCCCCAGAGGAAGAGCACGGAACCCAGCACCCTGCTGGGGGAGCTGGAACATTATGACCTCGACATGGATGAGATTCTCGACGTGCCTTACATCAAATCCAGTCAGCAGCTGGCCTCTTTCACCAAGGCGACTTCGGAAAAAAGAATTTTGGGTTTATGCACAAGCATTAATGGCCTTTCCGGCAAAGCGTGCCCTACAGGAAGTGCCGAGAGCTCCCCGTCTAACATGACACCGTTTTGTGTTCTTTCTCCTGTGAAAAGCCCTCACTTGAGAAAAGCGTCCTCTGTTGTCCAGGACCAACAGAAGCTCTCCCCTGAGGAATCAGAGAGTTCTCCTCCTCTCGTTAAATGTGGCTCTGCTTATGAGCCTGAAGACCAGGGTAAGGACTTCCTACACAAGACCTTCAGTGATCCTCACAGTCGGAAAGTTGACAAGGCTATGGCACCAGATTGCCAGCTCAGGGCCTTCCATCTGCAGTCGGCAACAGACCCCAACCCTGAGGAGCAGGTTGGTGGCATGAACTGGACCAGCTCCCAGGGACCCGAAGAAAGGAACGAGTACCTGAAAAAGGTGAAAAGCATCTTGAACATTGTTAAAGAAGGGCAAATATCTCTCCTG CCACACCTAGCTGCCGACAATCTAGACAAAATTCATGACGAAAGTGGAAACAATCTCTTACACGTTGCCGCATCACAGGGACACGCAGAGTGTCTGCAGCACCTCACTTCTTTGATGGGAGAAGACTGCCTCAACGAGCGAAATGTGGAGAAGTTGACTCCAGCAGGCCTGGCCATCAAG aATGGTCAGTTGGAGTGTGTACGCTGGATGGTGAGTGAAACAGAAGCCATTGCTGAATTGAGTTGTTCTAAGGATTTTCCAAGCCTTATTCATTACGCAGGTTGTTTTGGTCAG GAGAAGATTCTGCTGTGGCTTCTTCAGTTCATGCAAGAGCAGGGCATCTCGCTGGATGAAGTGGACCAAGATGGTAACAGTGCTGTTCATGTGGCCTCACAGCATGGCTACCTCGGGTGCATACAG ACCCTGGTTGAGTACGGAGCAAATGTCACGATGCAGAACCACGCCGGGGAGAAGCCCTCCCAGAGCGCCGAGCGCCACGGACACAGCCTGTGCTCCCGGTACCTGGTGGTGGTGGAGACCTGCATGTCGCTCGCCTCCCAGGTGGTGAAGCTCACCAAGCAGCTGAAGGA ACAGACAATGCAACGTGTCACATTGCAGAACCAGCTCCAACAACTTCTAGAAGCCCAGAAATCAGAGGGCAAGTCACTCCTTTCTTCACCCAG TTCACCGTCCTCCCCAGCTTGCAGAAAGCCCCAGTGGAAGTCCCCAGACGCAGAGGATGAGTCTGTAGCCAAAAGCAAACCGGGAGTCCAGGAGGGGATTCAGGTTCTTGGAAGCCTGTCAGCATCCAGCCGGGCTAGGGCCAAAGTGAAAGACGAAGATTCTGATAAAATCCTACGTCAGTTATTAGGAAAAGATATTTCAGAGAATGTCTGCACCCAGGAAAAGCTGTCGTTGGAATTCCAGGATGCTCAGACTTCCTCGAGACATTCCAAAAAGATCCCGCTGGAGAAGAGGGAACTGAAGTTAGCGCGGCTAAAGCAGCTGATGCAGCGGTCCCTGAGCGAGTCTGACACGGACTCCAACAACTCTGAGGACCCCAAGGGCACCCCTGTGAGGAAGGTTGACAGGCCCAGACCGCAGCCCATTGTGGAGAGTGTGGAGGGCGTGGACAGCGCAGAGAGCCTCCACTTGATGATCAAGAAACACACCTTGGCATCAGGACGCAGGTTTCCTTTTAGTATCAAGGCCTCCAAATCCCTGGAGGGCCACAGCCCATCCCCCACCTCAGAGAGCAGCGAGCCGGACTTGGAATCCCAGTGTCCGGGCTCAGGAAACACCCCCCCAAGCCACCCCTCTGGAGAAGCCCCTCAGCTCAGCCCTGATAGCACAGCCGCCCAGAAAGTGGCCACGAGTCCCAAGAGTGCCCTCAAGTCCCCGTCGTCCAAGCGCCGGACATCTCAGAACTCAAAACTCAGAGTGACCTTTGAGGAGCCGGTGGTGCAGATGGAGCAAACTAGCCTTGAACTAAATGGAGAAAAGGAGCGAGAGAAGGGCAGGGCCCCCCAGCGGCCGTCCGCGGGTAGCGAATCAGGGGATCAGCTCAAAAGGCCTTTTGGAACCTTCCGATCCATCATGGAGACGCTCAGTGGCAACCAGAACAATAACAATAACTATCAGGCATCAAACCAGCTGAAGACCTCCACCCTCCCCTTAACCTCCCTTGGGAGGAAGGTGACGGACGGTAAGGGAAACACCGGGAGCTCTGctagcaaaggaaaaaataaggcg